TACTTAtgaaggaaataaaaaaaatgggaATGTAAATGTGAAGTACTATTCTGGAAGAAGCAATCATTCTTGTACGCTGGAAGGGATAGCAATCTAACCTTTGCCAAAATTAGATTTGCCATGCCTAGTTATAGACGATTCTTTCATGTTCAGTTCAATAATGAGGGCCTTAGTGGAATGTTGTGTCTGCACATCATTTTCTGGGATTGATTTACTGGAGTTCTTTAGAATCctggttttcaaatttttgttactttaatttatgttatgtTGGTCGGCTTGCCTGATATTATCATTATTCTCccattttattgtttattaatCAATATGTATCATTAGGTCCTAACGGAAGTGGCAAGAGTTCCCTTTTCCGAGTATTAGGAGGTCTATGGCCCCTGGTGTCTGGGCATATTGTGAAGCCAGGAGTTGGTTCTGATCTTAACAAGGAGATCTTCTATGTCCCTCAGCGGCCGTATATGGCAGTAGGAACACTTCGTGACCAGTTAATATATCCTCTTACTTCTGATCAAGAGTCTGTACCACTCACTGAAACGGGGATGGTGGAGCTATTGAAAAATGTTGGTATCCTAGTTTCTCTATTCTCTAGGAGAATAGTTTGTGTGGTTAAAGTTCGTTTTCTGTCAATTGTGCGTCTTGCTTATTTCTTTGACTGCTACTTATAGGTCGACCTAGAATATTTATTGGATCGATACCAACCAGACAGAGAGGTTAACTGGGGTGATGAATTATCTCTTGGAGAGCAACAGAGATTGGGAATGGCCAGACTGTTCTATCACAAACCCAAATTTGCAATTCTTGATGAATGCACAAGTGCTGTGACAACTGATATGGAAGAACGTTTTGCTGCTAAGGTTCGAGCTATGGGAACTTCTTGCATAACAATATCCCATCGTCCAGCCCTTGTTGCATTCCATGATGTCATTCTGTCATTAGACGGTGAAGGTGGATGGAATGTTCACTACAAGAGGTTGGAATTGTTTCTTAACCATATTTCTGAAGATTCTTGCATCTATAATTTAAAATGACTAACTTTCAGGGACGACTCTGTACTTCTGACGGACGCTGGAGTTGATTCAGTGCAAATTTCAGATACTAATCGGCAAAATGATGCGATGGTTGTTCAACGAGCGTTTGCCGCAGCTAGAAAGGTCTTCAGAAGctcatgaatatttttaatcttcGTTGAGAGGTGCTTTTTTGGTGGTTGTAACCTTGTTACTTGGTGCTATGTAGGAATCTGCCAAAACTAATTCAAAGGCTCAGCCGTACTCGACGCAGTTAATCGAAAAATCACCTGTTGTTGATAAAAGTGTTGTGTTGCCTCGTTTTCCTCAACCTCGAACATCCCCAAGGGCGTTGCCACTAAGAGTAGCTGCAATGTTGAACACATTGGTGAGCTTCGGTTATTACTGTGAAATTTATGAGAAAAACACTTGTAACATATTTTGTTAATCTAGCAAAAAGATACATACGCATGTCAGTGCATTTCCTTAGCTTCCGTGGAAGCTCCACTATTTGTTCCGCTTGGCTATTCGTCCCACATTAATGCTAAAAGTATCTGACCACTTCATTGTTACGTTTCAGATACCCACTCTATTTGACAAACAAGGAGGACAGCTGCTTTTGGTTGCTTGCCTTGTCGTCTCAAGAACCCTGATCTCTGACCGAATAGCATCGTTGAATGGTAAACATACTCCGATCTCTTACCTGATTAGTTTTATTGATAGGGCTCCTTTTTCTAACAACCGCACGTGATTTTTCAGGGACCACTGTGAAGTATGTCTTGGAGCAAGATAAGGCAGCCTTTGTTCGTCTGATTGGCTTGAGTGTTCTCCAAAGTGGTGCATCTTCTGTCATTGCTCCTTCATTAAAGTAATCTTTCCTTTTTATGCATGTTTAAAACCTCattgtgcttttttttttctttttctttttgttgtcttatgaaattagtttttgtttgattattaGTTACAGTTGAGGAACCCCTTGCTTATGTGGTTTCACCTAACCTTTTTTGTTACATTTTCTTCAGACATCTAACGCAAAGACTAGCTCTAGGGTGGAGGATTCGCTTGACTCAACATCTGCTACGGAATTACCTGAGAAATAATGCGTTTTACAAGGTTAGGTCAAATCTTTAACGTTCAAAGATACTATGCTAACATGATTTATGAACTGTGAATTATGACTGAACTTGAGTTATTCAGTGCAACTTGAATTAAAGGCTAAAAGAAATATCCTTACAAATGTAAGAAATATGCTGAGATTACCAATCCTTACAAATTACTAGTTCTATGCTTCATAGAGGCTGTTTattgttcttttcttttaaattgaTGTTGCAAATTTAGAGACACTTAGGAACTCATTGGGTTCATATCTTCTTTTCAGGTCTTCCACATGTCAGGCAATAGTATTGATGCGGACCAAAGACTCACTCGTGACCTGGAAAAATTAACCCATGACTTGTCTGGACTTCTTACTGGAATGGTAAAGCCATCGGTTGACATTCTTTGGTAAGTACATTTTTTTGGATTGTTTTCCTGATATTTGTTTCATGCTTCTTAATTggtttgaaatataaataacgccaaaaaaaaattgaattgaagGTTTACCTGGAGGATGAAGCTATTGACTGGACAGAGAGGAGTTGCCATACTTTACACGTACATGTTACTTGGTTTGGGTTTTCTGAGACGTGTTGCTCCCGATTTTGGTGATCTAGCCGGTGAAGAACAGCAACTCGAGGGGAAGTTTAGGTAagttttttttacgtttcttcCACTTTGCAGATGATTGCGTTATAGCGTCTAGCTGGACCAACTTCTTCCTGCTAATATAGGTTTATGCACGAGAGGCTGAACACGCATGCTGAATCCATTGCATTCTTTGGAGGTGGAGCTCGAGAAAAAGCTGTAAGTGTCTTAACTTCCCAAGCTATAACTGTTGGATTTTGCGCGGTCTAATTGTGAAGCAGAGCTACAACAAGAGAAATCCGATAAGGattcttaagaaaaaaagttattCGAATTTGTGTGATGATGGCCTTATCATGCCAAATATTGTTTCACTTGCGAGCGTGGAGCTTTAACAAAGCTCGTCTTATAGGGGAACCTGCCCTTATGTGTCTTTGTTTTTCATGGAGCAGATGGTTGACACAAAATTCAGGGCACTACTGGACCACTCTCTCATGCTCCTGAAGAAGAAATGGGTGTATGGCATTCTTGATGATTTCGTGACAAAGCAACTTCCCAATAATGTGACTTGGGGATTGAGTTTGTTGTATGCTCTAGAACACAAGGGAGACAGAGCACTGGTCTCCACTCAAGGTGAAGATCTGACATACTTTTCGACGTGAGCCAATTAATTTTGCAAATTCTCTCTATATGACGCTTTCTTGCATGATGTCTTGATACCAGGTGAATTGGCTCATGCATTGCGGTATCTAGCTTCCGTCGTCTCTCAAAGCTTTATGGCGTTTGGTGATATTCTTGAACTACACAAGAAGTTCCTTGAGCTCTCCGGTGGTATTAACAGAATTTTTGAGCTCGATGAGTTTTTGGATGCTTCTCAGTCAGGTACTAAGAGCATACATTTCACAAGGCATAGACATATGCTGTAGAGAACGTCCGTTGATCATATTCGTTTTGTTTAACTGTTTTCAGGTGCTAGCTCAGATAATCACATAAGCCGTTTGGATTCTCAAGATCGAATTTCCTTTTCAGAGGTGGACATCATTACCCCAGCTCAGAAGTTGATGGCAAGCAAGTTGTCATGCGAAATAGTTTCAGGGAAAAGCCTCCTCGTCACAGGTTAgtgaaattaattttttgtaattGAACTTATTGCATGAGTCCCAGAGCTAACACTAGCAAAAAAAATTCAGGTCCAAATGGTAGTGGAAAGACTTCTGTATTTAGAGTCCTTAGAGATATCTGGCCCACTGTATGTGGAAGACTTGCCAAACCATCATTGGATATCAAGGAACTTGGGTCAGGGAATGGCATCTTTTTTGTCCCTCAGCGACCTTATACATGTTTAGGGACGCTGAGAGATCAGATTATATATCCTCTATCtaaagaagaagcagagaaCAGGGCAGCAAAGTTGTACACCAATGGTAAGTCATTTACTTCAAAAGGTCGGTTTGATTCTCAAATCAATACTCTCCGAACACAATCTGTAGAGCTATTTGATGATCTTCCCATCTCTCATGGTTTATTGTTGCAAGTAACAGGAGAAACCTCAGCTGAAGCTGGAAGCATTCTGGACGTTCATTTGAAAACCATCCTGGAGAATGTTCGATTAGTTTATCTATTGGAAAGAGATGAAAGTGGTTGGGATGCTACAACCAACTGGGAAGACATATTATCTCTTGGAGAGCAACAGAGGCTAGGCATGGTAAGTCTTCTGTAGAGGCAACAACCAGACATATACAGCTTTATGATTAACGTGAATAATCTGAGTTTTTGTATTGTAGGCACGTTTGTTCTTTCACAGACCCAAGTTTGGAATCCTTGATGAATGCACCAAGTAAAATGATCAgagtcttcttctcttatataatgaagtttgcaatcatcatttttttctcaCTTATATCTGCTCTTTTGGGTTTTGCAGCGCGACGAGTGTAGATGTTGAGGAACAGCTCTACAGGGTTGCAAAAGACATGGGAGTTACTTTCATAACCTCATCACAAGTAAGTTCTTTTTTGTTGCCCATTCACTCATTACCATGAGGCCACATGACCAACCAAAATCTCactatttcttcttctcacaaAAAACGTCAGCGTCCGGCTCTGATCCCGTTCCACTCCTTGGAGCTAAGGCTGATTGATGGAGAAGGAAACTGGGAGCTACGTTCTATCGAGCAGACAGCAGAGTAGACTCAGCAAGACACTTGCGtagttttaaaacaataataaagcCAAAAGCTATTAGAACCTTATGCGAATACCTCTTGTACCACAGATTATATGGTATGTAGTTTCTCGATTCTTTCTCCGCAGAAATAGAACGCTTCCATCCATGTTACTGATTTCGTTTGATTTGGAGGAAATAGAATGtaattaatttgattaaattatttcccttaaaaaatatgattcaaTCAATATATATGGAATGAAAGGAATATTCACTTTGATTGTTAGTAGAGTAGTAATAGGAAAATCAGACTTGGAGGTCCAAGGGTTTATATATTTAACGTATGAAGGAGtaaaaagaagaagcagccatGTCTCATCATCTCAGGCGGCTCAAGCCATCCTTTGGAGTAAGCCACCTCACAGCAGCTTCTTCTCGGAGCTTCTCTAATTGCATCTTTAAGGTTAAACCTTGTGGAACTACTGTGAGAGACGGTGACGTTGGATATCTAGCTATCTACAGCTATGTTGATAAATTGATCGACTGCACAC
The window above is part of the Brassica napus cultivar Da-Ae chromosome C3, Da-Ae, whole genome shotgun sequence genome. Proteins encoded here:
- the LOC106382600 gene encoding ABC transporter D family member 1 isoform X1, giving the protein MPSLQLLQLTERGRGLVASRRKSILLAAGIVAAGGAAVYLKSRISSRRLGSSRQCNGRSDDDEALEKMTGNHKKTAKKKKGGGLKSLQVLTAILLSQMGKMGARDLLALVGTVVFRTALSNRLAKVQGFLFRAAFLRRAPLFLRLITENIMLCFMLSTMHSTSKYITGALSLRFRKILTKLIHSHYFENMVYYKISHVDGRITHPEQRIASDVPRFSSELSELIQDDLTAVTDGILYAWRLCSYASPKYIFWILAYVLGAGTAIRNFSPSFGKLMSKEQQLEGEYRQLHSRLRTHSESIAFYGGETREESHIQRKFKNLVSHMSVVLHDHWWFGMIQDFLLKYLGATVAVILIIEPFFSGNLRPDDSTLGRAEMLSNIRYHTSVIISLFQALGTLSISSRRLSRLSGYADRIHELMAVSRELSGDDKISFQRNRSRNYLSEANYVEFSGVKVVTPTGNVLVEDLTLRVEQGSNLLITGPNGSGKSSLFRVLGGLWPLVSGHIVKPGVGSDLNKEIFYVPQRPYMAVGTLRDQLIYPLTSDQESVPLTETGMVELLKNVDLEYLLDRYQPDREVNWGDELSLGEQQRLGMARLFYHKPKFAILDECTSAVTTDMEERFAAKVRAMGTSCITISHRPALVAFHDVILSLDGEGGWNVHYKRDDSVLLTDAGVDSVQISDTNRQNDAMVVQRAFAAARKESAKTNSKAQPYSTQLIEKSPVVDKSVVLPRFPQPRTSPRALPLRVAAMLNTLIPTLFDKQGGQLLLVACLVVSRTLISDRIASLNGTTVKYVLEQDKAAFVRLIGLSVLQSGASSVIAPSLKHLTQRLALGWRIRLTQHLLRNYLRNNAFYKVFHMSGNSIDADQRLTRDLEKLTHDLSGLLTGMVKPSVDILWFTWRMKLLTGQRGVAILYTYMLLGLGFLRRVAPDFGDLAGEEQQLEGKFRFMHERLNTHAESIAFFGGGAREKAMVDTKFRALLDHSLMLLKKKWVYGILDDFVTKQLPNNVTWGLSLLYALEHKGDRALVSTQGELAHALRYLASVVSQSFMAFGDILELHKKFLELSGGINRIFELDEFLDASQSGASSDNHISRLDSQDRISFSEVDIITPAQKLMASKLSCEIVSGKSLLVTGPNGSGKTSVFRVLRDIWPTVCGRLAKPSLDIKELGSGNGIFFVPQRPYTCLGTLRDQIIYPLSKEEAENRAAKLYTNVTGETSAEAGSILDVHLKTILENVRLVYLLERDESGWDATTNWEDILSLGEQQRLGMARLFFHRPKFGILDECTNATSVDVEEQLYRVAKDMGVTFITSSQRPALIPFHSLELRLIDGEGNWELRSIEQTAE
- the LOC106382600 gene encoding ABC transporter D family member 1 isoform X2 — translated: MPSLQLLQLTERGRGLVASRRKSILLAAGIVAAGGAAVYLKSRISSRRLGSSRQCNGRSDDDEALEKMTGNHKKTAKKKKGGGLKSLQVLTAILLSQMGKMGARDLLALVGTVVFRTALSNRLAKVQGFLFRAAFLRRAPLFLRLITENIMLCFMLSTMHSTSKYITGALSLRFRKILTKLIHSHYFENMVYYKISHVDGRITHPEQRIASDVPRFSSELSELIQDDLTAVTDGILYAWRLCSYASPKYIFWILAYVLGAGTAIRNFSPSFGKLMSKEQQLEGEYRQLHSRLRTHSESIAFYGGETREESHIQRKFKNLVSHMSVVLHDHWWFGMIQDFLLKYLGATVAVILIIEPFFSGNLRPDDSTLGRAEMLSNIRYHTSVIISLFQALGTLSISSRRLSRLSGYADRIHELMAVSRELSGDDKISFQRNRSRNYLSEANYVEFSGVKVVTPTGNVLVEDLTLRVEQGSNLLITGPNGSGKSSLFRVLGGLWPLVSGHIVKPGVGSDLNKEIFYVPQRPYMAVGTLRDQLIYPLTSDQESVPLTETGMVELLKNVDLEYLLDRYQPDREVNWGDELSLGEQQRLGMARLFYHKPKFAILDECTSAVTTDMEERFAAKVRAMGTSCITISHRPALVAFHDVILSLDGEGGWNVHYKRDDSVLLTDAGVDSVQISDTNRQNDAMVVQRAFAAARKESAKTNSKAQPYSTQLIEKSPVVDKSVVLPRFPQPRTSPRALPLRVAAMLNTLIPTLFDKQGGQLLLVACLVVSRTLISDRIASLNGTTVKYVLEQDKAAFVRLIGLSVLQSGASSVIAPSLKHLTQRLALGWRIRLTQHLLRNYLRNNAFYKVFHMSGNSIDADQRLTRDLEKLTHDLSGLLTGMVKPSVDILWFTWRMKLLTGQRGVAILYTYMLLGLGFLRRVAPDFGDLAGEEQQLEGKFRFMHERLNTHAESIAFFGGGAREKAMVDTKFRALLDHSLMLLKKKWVYGILDDFVTKQLPNNVTWGLSLLYALEHKGDRALVSTQGELAHALRYLASVVSQSFMAFGDILELHKKFLELSGGINRIFELDEFLDASQSGASSDNHISRLDSQDRISFSEVDIITPAQKLMASKLSCEIVSGKSLLVTGPNGSGKTSVFRVLRDIWPTVCGRLAKPSLDIKELGSGNGIFFVPQRPYTCLGTLRDQIIYPLSKEEAENRAAKLYTNGETSAEAGSILDVHLKTILENVRLVYLLERDESGWDATTNWEDILSLGEQQRLGMARLFFHRPKFGILDECTNATSVDVEEQLYRVAKDMGVTFITSSQRPALIPFHSLELRLIDGEGNWELRSIEQTAE